In Lycium ferocissimum isolate CSIRO_LF1 chromosome 7, AGI_CSIRO_Lferr_CH_V1, whole genome shotgun sequence, the sequence TATACTTATTCACTCAATGTCCTTCTATTCATTGTTTAAGATTTTGACATACCCAttaaaaatattactatttAATAACTATTGTATATAAATTGAGCCTTCTTGATTTCTTAAAACAATAATTATTTTGGTCAAATTTGTTTggttaaaataacaataaaaaagaCAGGAGAGAGTATATTGTTCAATTAAAAAACCAAACACAGAATGTTATATTATGTTGACTTTCTTAACTCTTGTTGAAGTGGCCAAATTGAGAGAGCAAGGTGTGGGAAcatacataaaattcaactatcATTCGAGAAACTAACACTAAAGAAATTTATCACGAAATGACGACGCAATTGTTCTTATTTATATGGCACTTGATGATCTTATCAATTAAATTATGATAACAGCTAGCGATGATCATGGCACAGAATATACCAGGAATCATGGCACAGAAAATATACCTAGTTAATGGAACTTGGacaatggaaggaaaatgaagttCAAAGAATTTAGGCCTTATATATTTCTACTACTACTGAAATAACACTATCAGTCTTAGTGTGTTTCGTTGAAAATGCAGGACCTATACGTTTTACGTAATCCATAACCTCCTCATTTAAGGCATGGAATTCGTGGTTCGgatattttcttctttattatttttccaCTATTGTTAGATTTTGAACAATTTTGATCAATTTAATGCATGGAATTCATCTTACACTATTAGTAATTTCATGACTCAAACTTAAGTTACATCTATTGATACAGTAGAATACTACCATATATCATCAGTACGATTTAATTATTATAGCATGTTATTATTCTACTTTCTCCAATTAGTTACGGCATCAAACTTAATATGGAGAGTTAATTACTTATTGATATATATAGGTCAACTTAAAATGTATTTTACACCGTCATATATTACGCATTCTAACAAAAATTGTTAGTCAAGGTGCATGTCTTATTTCATGATGACAACTTTCGGGAGGTTTATCAGTAAATGTCATTTGGATGACTTAATAGTATAAAAATTTCTTTTCACTAATAGTGTATATAGTTGAActtaatgtattttattttaattataatagcAGCAACTAAGAACTTGGtaattaaagaagaaaagaaaaataaatataaaaaccaaAAACATAGCTGGGAATCTACAGAGCGGTACGCGGTATGAGCTTAAAAAAACCTGTGGGCTATCACCATAAATatcttattaatattatttctaTTAGATTGACGAAAAAGTATTTCTTTTTCCGTTAAGAAAAGTATTCAATCTTTCGTACTGCGACAAGTTGGGGAAGCCAACTGATAAACATATGAGATCACTCCTATCATAATTCATAATGCATAGAAggagaaaaagtaaaaaataaaaagaatgaaaccATCCACCGTCGTGCTTTGTTAGGGTGTAACTTGGTCCCACATTGTTCTCATGTTCTTTCAATGTAATATATTTATCAATTAATTATAAGCAACCGATGGATCAaatccctatatatatatataacatgttcaCCAATCATTTCCAAACATTAAACAAGCTaccttctccttcttctcctccacttcttttttcacttgaaaACACTCGTaacttcttaatttttctcttcaagaaaattaagttCATGATGGGGAAAGGTATAAGGGCAATGATTCGACAAGCAAAGAGCAATGTTTTTGTACGACCAAAGAAGGAGATACCAAAAGGACACATAGCAGTGTACGTGGGAGAGAGGCATTACAAGAAGCATAGAAAGTTTGTGGTTCCAATTTCATATTTGGAACATCCTTTATTTCAAGAATTATTGAGGAAAGCAGAGGATGAATATGGATTTGATCATCCAATGGGTGGTCTTACTATCCCATGCAGTGAAACTACATTCCTCACTATCACTTCTCATTTGAATCTCATTAGTAGAtgtcaataatattcaagaaccAAGAATGTTGTTGTACATGCAGAGACAGATCCAAGATTTGTCTTTAATTACATTCTTATCAGTGGATCCATTGTGCTTTTAAATTCATGGGTTCAAAATTCAATACTTATTGTAATTTAGTGATTTTTTACACACAAATACACATTTAAGTTCAGTGTGAAAAGTTATGAGTTCAGTTGAATCATATATTCTTAACTAGATCCGCaccatgtatatgcatgcatacattcTATCTTCCAATATCTTTAATCAATTTCACCAGCACAACGTAGCATATTGTGTGTTCTAGGCTCATTATTGCACTAGATGCACTATATTTGGCGCTTTcacaattttgaaaaatattgacCGAGTCTTGATGAAATGCAAACTATGCAAGTAATTTTACTTCAAATTAAGAAGATACATTGATCCTCGGATAAAttgttctatatatatacactctatGTTCAGAAATCAAAAATTGAACGACAAGGTATATagaagaaaagagaggaaacTAATGCGTTACGTTTacgtaaaaggaaaaaaaatctcCTTCGACTTTTCCATTGGATTCAACCAAACAAGGAAATAAGTCATTTTTCCTTCCCATACTTACACTCTCATGCAAGTACACTTTTTAATAGATTTTGTTTCTATTTTCTCAAAATCTCAACACACATGCATGCCAGCatattgtgaaatgtgaattaTATCATAATACTCCCTTCAATcccaagtattttttttttacgagtagcattcatcttcattattttgaagatGCAAAATATGAATGACGttccaaaatggatgaaaatctaAATGTACTGTACCTTTAAGATCAAAGCCTTTCCTTTTCCTACAGGCAACTGAAGGGCATTAAAAGTTTAGAACTGTGGCACTTGAAAACCTGGTCGCCAATTCAAACAGAGTTTAAGTTTCATACGTACATTGACAGTAGtgcaatttcttttttaaaacaatcAGGTCACATAAAAGACACTAACTAAAGGCTGGTATCGTCCATGATTATAAGTACGGATTAATACCTAAAAATGAGATATAATCCGCTGAAACAT encodes:
- the LOC132062218 gene encoding auxin-induced protein 15A-like, with product MGKGIRAMIRQAKSNVFVRPKKEIPKGHIAVYVGERHYKKHRKFVVPISYLEHPLFQELLRKAEDEYGFDHPMGGLTIPCSETTFLTITSHLNLISRCQ